From a single Diachasmimorpha longicaudata isolate KC_UGA_2023 chromosome 13, iyDiaLong2, whole genome shotgun sequence genomic region:
- the LOC135168734 gene encoding probable phosphorylase b kinase regulatory subunit alpha isoform X3, translating to MRSRSNSGVRLDYYQRVVQKIIMNYQNPVTGLFPASSDIDHAWIRDNIYCILAVWGLSMAYKKIADVDEDRAKTYELEQSCVKLMRGLLMAMMQQKEKVEKFKITQNPLDALHAKYSSATGQSVVGDNEWGHLQIDAVSLYLLILAQMTASGLQIVFNLDEVAFIQNLVFYIESAYCTPDYGIWERGDKTNHGLPELNASSIGMAKAAMEAMNEIDLFGARGGPTSVIHVLADEAQKCQAVLQSMLPRESNSKELDSGLLSIISFPAFAVDEPNLIQLTRDAITKKLQGKYGCKRFLRDGYRTPREDPNRLYYEPWELRMFENIECEWPLFFSYLILDYCFQGNKELVAEYTQALEDIMVKSEDGMKLVPELYAVAQVNVAAEYAEPGSQPREALGRCPFKWAQSLYILGKLLQEGFLAVGELDPLNRRLCSEKKPDVVVQVVILAEDAEIREKIAQHDIHVQTIAEVAPIEVQPAKVLSHLYTYLGRNKKLGLSGRKSRDVGILSTSKLYSLHDRIFAFTPQNFDADEFYVTNDAAFLADTFTTNLAFLGINWKQMLGRPTVTLVATHNHLDQGKIPLAMITTMKKLKSGYINGTRVSLGNMNDFLSTSCITNLSFLGSSEDGRPDKLNPQVHQYLEEHLMRALPHRAGLLRGPGVRTGKNLRRRMSVKGAIKKTRSIAVEPEILGMAGEDRRPSVVLATNPFIEVTDTGSLSPTSPVNIRTNRTPSPTEEVMPWKTSPKPLRNRNPSETQYADTEVEELMAMLRETESLEEQGDILQYLVDSQGLQFQTGMIENGHPVLVKDLLKSLYERACQQKMWGIVRHTAGMLGKRVEDLAKAVTDLLVRQKQVTVGMPPVNEHTIVAPLPENELRALIHLAYGDDESTAMLTQELLVYLAMFIRTEPQLFHEMLRLRVGLIIQVMATELSRTLICTGEEASEHLLNLSPFEMKNLLHHIMSGKEFAISSVGRGNFSVISCKSTRFSKKSQIGGLLNVDQTDGNEMEPDRQGQWLRRRRLDGALNRVPRDFYPRVWQVLERCQGLVIEGKLLPQNLTQEMTSGELKFALAVETVLNTIPQPEYRQLIVEALMVLTLVTEYNVVASLGGLIAVEHLVHKANAIFLEDQMKIDGDATLCCAKPKEHRETTPLGTLLCGGAAYICQHFYDSAPSGSYGTMTYITRAIASLLNFLPKDGDLECSIS from the exons ATGAGGAGTCGAAGTAATTCAGGTGTTCGTCTGGACTACTACCAGCGAGTGGtccagaaaataataatgaattacCAGAACCCAGTGACAGGGTTGTTCCCAGCAAGCAGTGACATTGATCATGCCTGGATAAGGGACAATATTTACTGCATCCTGGCTGTTTGGGGTCTGTCAATGGCGTACAAAAAAATTGCCGACGTCGATGAGGACCGAGCCAAGACGTACGAGCTGGAGCAGAGCTGTGTCAAGCTAATGAGAGGGCTGCTGATGGCGATGATGCAGCAGAAGGAGAAGGTCGAGAAATTTAAGATAACTCAGAATCCCCTGGACGCCCTTCACGCCAAGTACAGCTCAGCCACTGGACAATCAGTGGTGGGTGACAACGAATGGGGACACCTGCAGATCGACGCTGTGTCCCTGTACCTCCTGATCCTGGCGCAGATGACAGCCTCAGGACTGCAGATTGTCTTCAACCTCGACGAGGTTGCATTTATCCAGAATCTTGTCTTCTACATTGAGTCTGCGTACTGCACACCAGACTATGGGATATGGGAACGAGGAGACAAGACAAATCATGGTCTTCCAGAGCTAAATGCCAGCAGCATTGGCATGGCCAAGGCTGCGATGGAGGCGATGAATGAAATTGATCTTTTTGGGGCACGTGGTGGACCCACATCAGTCATCCATGTTCTCGCTGATGAGGCGCAGAAGTGTCAGGCTGTCCTCCAGTCAATGCTCCCGAGAGAGAGCAACTCCAAAGAACTTGACAGTGGATTGCTCTCGATCATCAGTTTTCCAGCTTTTGCGGTCGACGAACCCAATTTAATTCAACTAACGAGGGATGCCATCACCAAGAAGCTACAGGGCAAGTACGGCTGCAAAAGGTTTTTGAGGGATGGTTACAGAACACCCAGAGAAGATCCTAATAGACTCTACTATGAACCCTGGGAGCTCAGGATGTTTGAGAATATCGAGTGCGAGTGGCCTCTCTTCTTCTCATATCTCATTCTTGACTACTGCTTTCAAGGGAATAAGGAACTCGTCGCCGAGTACACTCAGGCCCTCGAGGATATCATGGTGAAGTCAGAGGATGGGATGAAACTTGTGCCGGAATTGTATGCAGTGGCGCAGGTGAATGTTGCTGCCGAGTATGCTGAGCCTGGGAGCCAGCCCAGGGAGGCTTTGGGAAGGTGCCCATTCAAGTGGGCGCAGTCACTCTATATTCTGGGAAAACTCCTGCAGGAGGGCTTCCTCGCTGTTGGCGAACTTGATCCGCTCAACAGGAGGCTGTGCAGTGAGAAGAAACCGGATGTTGTTGTCCAG GTTGTTATCCTTGCTGAAGATGCTGAgattagagaaaaaattgcacAACACGATATTCATGTTCAAACAATTGCTGAAGTCGCACCAATCGAAGTACAACCTGCGAAAGTACTGAGTCATTTATACACGTATTTAG GACGCAATAAGAAACTCGGCTTATCAGGACGAAAATCTCGAGACGTCGGAATTCTCAGTACAAGTAAACTGTACTCCCTCCACGATCGAATATTTGCCTTCACTCCACAG AACTTTGACGCTGATGAATTCTACGTGACGAATGACGCTGCCTTCCTCGCCGATACGTTTACCACCAATCTGGCCTTTCTCGGCATCAACTGGAAGCAAATGCTGGGAAGACCAACAGTGACACTCGTTGCTACCCATAATCACCTAG ATCAGGGAAAAATACCACTGGCCATGATTACCACGATGAAGAAGCTGAAGAGTGGATATATCAATGGAACTCGAGtttctttggggaatatgaaCGATTTTCTCAGCACCTCTTGTATAACGAACTTGAGCTTCTTGGGGAGTTCTGAGGATGGACGGCCGGATAAATTGAATCCTCAG GTCCACCAATACCTAGAGGAACACCTCATGCGTGCCTTGCCTCACAGAGCAGGCCTCCTGCGAGGTCCAGGCGTCCGCACAGGTAAAAACTTACGTCGGAGGATGTCAGTTAAGGGggcaattaaaaaaaccaGGTCCATCGCAGTCGAAC ctgAAATTTTGGGAATGGCAGGGGAAGATCGAAGACCCTCAGTCGTGCTGGCAACGAATCCCTTCATCGAAGTCACCGACACGGGTTCATTGTCACCAACTTCGCCAGTCAATATCCGGACAAATCGGACGCCCTCGCCGACCGAGGAAGTTATGCCCTGGAAGACGTCCCCAAAGCCATTGAGGAACAGAAATCCGTCAGAGACACAATACGCTGATACTGAAGTTGAAGAACTCATGGCGATGCTCAGGGAGACTGAGAGTCTCGAAGAGCAGGGTGATATCTTACAATATCTG GTTGACTCCCAGGGTCTCCAATTCCAAACAGGAATGATAGAAAACGGCCATCCCGTTCTGGTGAAAGATCTCCTGAAATCCCTCTACGAGCGAGCTTGCCAGCAAAAAATGTGGGGAATAGTTCGTCATACAGCAGGAATGTTGGGAAAGCGAGTTGAGGATCTAGCAAAAGCAGTGACTGATCTTCTGGTACGTCAGAAGCAAGTGACAGTGGGTATGCCACCAGTCAACGAGCACACGATAGTCGCACCCCTTCCCGAGAATGAACTACGAGCCCTCATTCACTTGGCTTATGGAGATGATGAGAGTACAGCAATGCTTACCCAGGAGTTGCTGGTGTATCTGGCGATGTTCATCAGAACAGAACCTCAACTCTTCCACGAGATGTTGCGACTCAGGGTTGGCTTGATAATCCAAGTAATGGCAACAGAACTGTCCAGAACGTTAATTTGCACTGGTGAGGAAGCTTCAGAGCATCTGCTGAATCTCTCCCCCTTTGAAATGAAGAATCTTCTCCATCACATTATGAGTGGCAAGGAATTTGCCATCAGCAGTGTGGGACGTGGAAATTTCTCAGTTATCTCTTGCAAATCCACGCGATTCAGTAAGAAGTCGCAGATAGGTGGACTTCTGAATGTCGATCAAACTGATGGCAATGAAATGGAACCTGACAGACAGGGCCAGTGGCTGAGGAGGAGGAGACTCGATGGAGCTCTCAACAGGGTCCCTCGAGACTTTTATCCGAGAGTCTGGCAGGTACTCGAGCGCTGCCAGGGACTCGTTATCGAAGGAAAACTTCTGCCCCAGAATTTGACGCAGGAGATGACCTCGGGGGAACTCAAGTTCGCCCTGGCTGTTGAGACTGTTCTCAATACTATTCCACAGCCTGAGTACAGGCAGCTCATTGTGGAGGCACTCATGGTACTGACTTTGGTTACTGAGTACAATGTGGTGGCTTCGCTTGGGGGACTCATTGCTGTGGAACATCTGGTGCACAAGGCCAATGCTATCTTCCTGGAGGACCAG ATGAAAATTGATGGTGATGCCACACTTTGCTGTGCCAAACCCAAGGAACACCGTGAAACAACCCCCCTGGGGACGCTCCTGTGCGGTGGAGCTGCATATATTTGTCAACATTTTTACGACAGTGCACCAAGTGGTAGCTATGGTACAATGACGTACATAACAAGGGCCATCGCATcattactcaattttttgcCCAAAGACGGGGACCTCGAGTGCAGTATTTCGTGA